One Pygocentrus nattereri isolate fPygNat1 chromosome 23, fPygNat1.pri, whole genome shotgun sequence genomic window carries:
- the LOC108444032 gene encoding E3 ubiquitin/ISG15 ligase TRIM25-like: protein MASISVDHDQFSCPVCLDLLKDPVCLPCGHSFCKVCINGCWDQDDQRGVYSCPQCRETFTPRPVLRRNNVMAEVVEKLKKTELRAAPPAPRYAGPGDVECDFCTGRKLKAIKSCLMCLASFCETHLTPHYEVPGLKKHKLVKASSQLQEKICSQHDEVIKIYCRTDRSCICYLCTMADHKGHDTVPAATERTEKQNQLKEIQSKFQQRIQEKQKEQQELKQAVKTLKRCAQSAVEDSERIFTELIRSIEKKRSEATELIRAQEEAELSGAEELLEKLEQEIADLQRRHTELEQLSHTEDHIHFLQSFQSLCVSSGSEDSPSITVHQHLSFDGVRRSLSELKERLEELCREEFSKIPPHAAAVQILSSEPKTREDFLQYFCQLTLDPNTAHTQLILSEKNRVVTDSNKVQSYSDHPERFNSWPQVLCKESVSGRCYWEVECSSGGSVCISVSYKGISRKGRGNVSEFGRNSQSWSLCYSSSLTFLHNNIETKISGPSSSRIGVYVDHSAGTLSFYSVSDTMTLLHTVHTTFTQPLYAGFLVYGVGSSVRLCDK, encoded by the exons ATGGCCAGTATTTCAGTAGATCACGAccagttcagctgtccagtctgTCTGGATCTGCTGAAGGATCCAGTGTGTCTTCCTTGTGGACACAGTTTCTGTAAGGTGTGTATTAATGGCTGCTGGGATCAGGATGATCAGAGGGGGGTCTACAGCTGCCCCCAGTGCAGAGAGACTTTCACTCCAAGGCCTGTTCTACGCAGAAACAATGTAATGGCTGAAGTGgtggagaaactgaagaagaCAGAACTCCGAGCTGCTCCTCCTGCTCCCCGTTACGCTGGACCTGGAGATGTGGAGTGTGATTTCTGCACTGGGAGAAAACTCAAAGCCATCAAGTCCTGTCTGATGTGTCTGGCCTCCTTTTGTGAAACTCATCTTACACCTCACTATGAAGTTCCTGGACTGAAAAAGCACAAGCTGGTCAAAGCCTCCTCACAGCTACAGGAGAAGATCTGCTCTCAGCACGATGAAGTGATCAAGATCTACTGTCGTACTGACCGAAGCTGCATCTGCTATTTATGTACGATGGCAGATCACAAAGGTCACGATACAGTCCCAGCTGCAACAGAGAGAACTGAGAAACAG AATCAGCTGAAGGAGATTCAGAGTAAATTCCAGCAGAGAATCcaggagaaacagaaggagcAGCAGGAGCTGAAACAGGCTGTGAAGACTCTTAAG CGCTGTGCTCAGTCAGCAGtggaggacagtgagaggatcTTTACTGAACTGATCCGCTCCATTGAGAAAAAGCGCTCTGAGGCAACagagctgatcagagctcaGGAGGAGGCTGAACTGAGTGGAGCTGAAGAACTCCTGGAGAAACTGGAGCAGGAGATCGCTGATCTACAGAGGAGAcacactgagctggagcagctttCACACACAGAGGATCACATCCATTTCCTCCAG AGTTTccagtctctctgtgtctcttctgGATCTGAGGACTCACCCAGCATCACTGTCCATCAGCACCTCTCATTTGATGGAGTGAGGAGATCTCTCTCTGAGCTGAAGGAGCGACTAGAGGAGCTCTGCAGAGAGGAGTTCAGTAAAATCCCTCCTCATG CTGCAGCAGTTCAGATTTTATCCTCAGAACCAAAAACCAGAGaagattttctgcagt atttCTGTCAGCTGACTCTGGATCCTAACACAGCACATACTCAACTCATTCTGTCTGAGAAGAACAGAGTTGTGACGGACAGTAATAAAGTCCAGTCATACTCTGACCATCCAGAGAGATTTAACAGCTGGCCTCAGGTGTTGTGTAAGGAGAGTGTGAgtggacgctgttactgggaggttGAGTGCAGCAGTGGAGGGTCTGTGTGCATATCAGTCTCATATAAAGGGATCAGCAGGAAAGGACGGGGTAATGTTTCTGAGTTTGGACGCAACAGTCAGTCCTGGAGTCTGTGTtattcttcctctctcactttcctgcACAACAACATTGAGACTAAGATCTCAGGACCATCATCCTCCAGAATAGGAGTGTATGTGGATCACAGTGCAGGaactctgtccttctacagcgtCTCTGACACAATGACCCTCCTACACACAGTCCACACCACATTCACTCAGCCGCTCTACGCCGGGTTCTTGGTTTATGGTGTTGGATCATCTGTGAGATTATgtgat